From a region of the Armatimonas rosea genome:
- a CDS encoding sulfatase-like hydrolase/transferase: protein MKLLLSLVSLVALATLTAPALAQSKPNVLFIAVDDLRPELGCYGNTVIKSPNIDRLAKSGMVFQQAYCQQAVCSPSRSSLLTGRRPDATKVWDLVTHFRTALPDTVTLPQYFKQQGYHAAGLGKIYHGGYDDAPSWSVPHWTPKTKELDTTKSHAYLATDKAEEQLPDGAVAAEAISRLKDYKKSGQPFFLAVGFVKPHLPFVSPKKYWDLYDPAKIPGGDSDTLPEGAPAFVGHDNGELHGYGNIPAGNPISPAVSRELRHGYYAAISYMDAQVGKLLDTLKAEGLDKNTIIVLWGDHGWQLGDHGLWHKHTNFERATHAPLIVSAPGMPNAGKTTPALAEFVDIYPTLAELAGLPQPTGLDGKSLKPILDNPSASVRKVALSQYPRSADGKPVMGYSARDTRWRLTLWRDRTSGATVATELYDEKNDPKESVNVAAKPENAAVIAELTRELDTAYANLGAPVPTTKNAKTPQKAATDRVALFNRKDTNKDDQLTYDEFMAGQPDPEQAKERFKKFDTNKDGKLSRDEFIKQGK from the coding sequence ATGAAGCTTCTTCTCTCTCTTGTCTCTCTGGTTGCTCTTGCCACACTGACCGCCCCAGCGCTGGCGCAGAGCAAGCCCAATGTCTTGTTTATCGCGGTCGATGACCTGCGCCCCGAGCTAGGCTGCTATGGCAACACAGTCATCAAGTCCCCCAACATAGATCGTCTAGCTAAATCAGGCATGGTCTTTCAGCAAGCCTACTGCCAGCAAGCGGTCTGCTCGCCGTCGCGCAGCTCGCTCCTCACCGGGCGGCGACCCGATGCGACCAAGGTCTGGGACCTGGTCACCCACTTCCGCACGGCGCTCCCCGATACGGTCACCCTCCCGCAGTACTTCAAGCAACAGGGCTACCACGCCGCCGGGCTGGGCAAGATCTACCATGGTGGCTACGACGATGCACCGTCGTGGAGCGTCCCCCACTGGACCCCCAAGACCAAGGAGCTGGACACCACCAAGAGCCATGCCTACCTCGCCACCGACAAGGCCGAGGAGCAGCTCCCCGATGGTGCCGTGGCCGCCGAGGCGATCTCCCGGCTCAAGGACTATAAAAAATCTGGGCAGCCGTTCTTTCTCGCGGTTGGGTTTGTCAAGCCGCACCTGCCCTTTGTCTCCCCCAAGAAGTACTGGGACCTCTACGACCCCGCCAAGATTCCCGGCGGCGATAGCGACACGCTCCCGGAGGGTGCCCCCGCATTTGTCGGCCACGACAACGGCGAGCTCCACGGCTACGGCAATATCCCCGCCGGCAACCCGATCTCCCCTGCCGTCTCCCGCGAGCTGCGCCACGGCTACTACGCCGCGATTAGCTACATGGACGCCCAAGTTGGCAAGCTCCTCGACACGCTCAAGGCGGAGGGACTCGATAAAAACACGATTATTGTCCTCTGGGGCGACCACGGCTGGCAGCTAGGCGACCATGGGCTCTGGCACAAGCACACCAACTTCGAGCGCGCCACCCACGCCCCGCTGATTGTCAGTGCGCCGGGCATGCCCAACGCGGGCAAGACCACCCCGGCTCTGGCGGAGTTCGTGGATATCTACCCCACCCTCGCCGAGCTGGCAGGGCTTCCCCAGCCGACAGGCCTCGATGGCAAGAGCCTCAAGCCGATCCTCGACAACCCGAGCGCGAGTGTCCGTAAGGTGGCGCTCAGCCAGTACCCGCGTAGCGCCGACGGCAAGCCGGTGATGGGCTACAGCGCCCGCGACACCCGCTGGCGCCTAACCCTCTGGCGGGACCGCACAAGCGGCGCGACGGTCGCCACGGAGCTCTACGACGAGAAAAACGACCCGAAGGAGAGCGTCAATGTCGCCGCCAAGCCGGAGAACGCCGCCGTGATCGCGGAGCTGACACGGGAGCTCGACACGGCCTATGCAAACCTAGGTGCCCCTGTCCCCACCACCAAGAACGCCAAGACACCGCAAAAAGCCGCCACGGACCGAGTCGCGCTCTTCAACCGGAAAGATACCAACAAGGACGACCAGCTCACCTACGACGAGTTCATGGCCGGCCAGCCCGACCCGGAGCAGGCCAAGGAGCGCTTCAAGAAGTTCGATACCAACAAAGATGGGAAGCTAAGCCGCGATGAGTTTATCAAGCAAGGGAAGTAG